One segment of Rhodopirellula baltica SH 1 DNA contains the following:
- a CDS encoding nucleoside hydrolase translates to MSQKTFGSLALAITFCFGLLSSPAMLRADQPVQLIFDTDLGNDVDDALAMGVIHALQSRGECELLAVTITKDHELAAPFADVINTFYGRGDIPIGVCRSDVTNGEGRFNGLAAIQDNGKDRYPHDLRSGKDAPNAVEVLRRTLAKAEDSSVVIAQVGFSTNLVNLLDSSADNISPLTGLELVKKKVAKLSVMAGAFTQIMNNKGQPYDHKEYNVVKDIPAAQKLAKEWPTPILWSGYEIGIALRYPHESIEQDYGYVEHHPLAEAYIAYNPPPHDRPTWDLTCVLQLVRPTRNYFGLTSVGKVTVADDGLTTFEENADGRDQYFTLNNEQIARTLEALQLLSSEPPHPVH, encoded by the coding sequence ATGTCCCAAAAAACATTTGGATCGCTCGCGCTTGCGATCACATTCTGCTTCGGCCTGCTCAGTTCCCCTGCGATGCTTCGTGCCGACCAACCCGTTCAACTGATCTTTGATACGGACCTCGGCAACGACGTTGACGACGCACTTGCCATGGGAGTCATCCATGCTTTGCAATCACGCGGTGAATGTGAGTTGTTGGCTGTCACCATCACCAAGGACCACGAACTGGCCGCTCCGTTCGCAGACGTGATCAACACGTTTTATGGTCGCGGCGACATTCCGATTGGCGTTTGCCGCAGCGATGTCACCAACGGCGAAGGTCGCTTCAATGGATTGGCCGCGATCCAGGACAATGGCAAGGACCGTTATCCACACGATTTGCGAAGTGGCAAAGATGCGCCCAATGCTGTCGAGGTGTTGCGTCGTACTCTAGCAAAGGCCGAAGACAGCAGCGTCGTGATCGCTCAGGTTGGATTTTCAACCAACTTGGTCAATCTACTGGACTCATCCGCCGACAACATCAGCCCGCTGACAGGCTTGGAATTGGTCAAGAAGAAGGTTGCCAAACTGAGCGTGATGGCGGGTGCTTTCACTCAGATCATGAACAACAAAGGTCAGCCCTATGACCACAAAGAGTACAACGTTGTCAAAGACATTCCCGCCGCGCAGAAGTTGGCGAAGGAATGGCCGACGCCGATTTTGTGGAGTGGCTACGAAATTGGAATCGCACTGCGTTACCCGCACGAAAGCATCGAGCAGGACTACGGTTACGTGGAGCACCATCCTTTGGCCGAGGCGTATATCGCTTACAACCCGCCGCCGCACGACCGCCCGACTTGGGACCTGACATGTGTGCTGCAATTGGTGCGGCCGACCCGCAATTACTTTGGACTGACTTCGGTCGGCAAAGTCACCGTCGCCGACGATGGACTGACCACGTTTGAGGAAAACGCAGACGGTCGGGATCAGTACTTCACATTGAACAACGAACAAATCGCAAGAACGTTGGAAGCGTTGCAGTTGCTGTCCAGCGAACCACCGCATCCGGTGCATTGA